One region of Duncaniella freteri genomic DNA includes:
- a CDS encoding DUF5627 domain-containing protein → MKTFKILTLALAASMAVTSCHNGDNEFPDFDYQAVYFANQRVGRTIELGRDSDIDLTLDNQHIMYVKAVMGGAYSNSKNRVINISVDESLCDGLYLSSDFGGRKVLPLPESYYTLESNAITIPSGSMDGGVNVRLTDAFFNDPKALDFNYVLPLVMNSAIGVDSILQGKPMVENPNRLVSSDWTVAPKDYTLYFVRYVNPWHAIYLRSGKDILTVDGVSTEIVRKASDVIKDEQVSVVTAGYKECTLALSTKTDGDHVYNYTLKLTFAEDGTCALSSTDPAVTITGTGRFVENGEKNVINNEDRDALYLEYTVTTPGWSLKTNDTLVLRNRGVQAVYPTIEVK, encoded by the coding sequence ATGAAAACCTTTAAAATATTGACTCTCGCACTGGCCGCGTCGATGGCCGTAACCTCTTGCCACAACGGTGACAATGAGTTCCCTGATTTCGATTATCAGGCGGTGTACTTCGCCAATCAGCGTGTGGGTCGCACTATTGAGCTTGGCCGTGACAGCGATATCGATCTCACGCTCGACAATCAGCACATCATGTATGTGAAGGCTGTGATGGGTGGTGCCTACTCCAACTCAAAGAACCGTGTAATCAACATCTCGGTTGATGAGTCGCTCTGTGACGGACTGTACCTGTCGTCCGATTTCGGTGGCAGGAAGGTGCTCCCTCTGCCTGAGAGCTATTATACCCTCGAAAGCAACGCTATCACTATCCCCTCGGGATCGATGGACGGCGGTGTGAATGTGAGACTGACCGATGCTTTCTTCAATGACCCCAAGGCTCTTGATTTCAACTATGTGCTTCCGCTGGTCATGAACAGTGCTATCGGAGTGGACTCTATCCTACAGGGCAAGCCTATGGTGGAGAATCCTAACCGTCTCGTTTCTTCCGACTGGACTGTTGCCCCCAAGGACTACACTCTCTACTTTGTGCGTTATGTGAATCCGTGGCATGCAATCTATCTGCGTAGCGGCAAGGACATACTTACTGTCGACGGTGTGAGCACCGAGATAGTGCGCAAGGCATCGGATGTAATCAAGGATGAGCAGGTTAGCGTTGTTACTGCCGGATATAAGGAGTGCACTCTCGCGCTTTCCACCAAGACTGACGGCGACCACGTGTACAACTACACCCTCAAGCTGACATTTGCCGAGGATGGCACTTGCGCCCTCTCTTCCACCGATCCGGCTGTCACCATCACAGGCACCGGTCGCTTCGTAGAGAACGGCGAAAAGAATGTGATCAACAACGAGGATCGCGATGCGCTCTATCTGGAATACACTGTGACTACTCCCGGATGGTCGCTCAAGACCAACGACACCCTCGTGCTCCGCAACCGTGGCGTACAGGCGGTTTATCCGACCATAGAAGTTAAATAG
- a CDS encoding RagB/SusD family nutrient uptake outer membrane protein yields MKKLYISMILSLGAAMGFTSCDDLFEPAQENLKDVDQMYDDSKFAQGFLVNVYRNIPAYYDNSDYATDDAVTNETDNAFRKMTSGSWTSDNDPTSQWVNSLNSVQNLNLFLENVDKVNWANDPETAELFRLRTIAEARGLRALFMTYLLRSHSGITADGQLTGVPILDHYLTVDDDFNMPRASFDDCVKFILEDLDFAQENLPMEYESIGTDDPVPAPFDKITSKPGTYNRVMGHYSRLLINGLACRAIRSRLLLLAASPAYDASATTWEDAANAAAGVLDHIGGTAGMDATGVTYYCNTTEIDNMSDGTNPKEIIWRESVNKNNTEQEEANFPPSLYGNGRMNPTQNLVDAFPMANGYPISDERGKYDATQPYAGRDPRLAHYIIYNGAAEGVNNTAIYTGSDATTADGLNKRETSTRTGYYMKKRLRMDVNMDPSMKQGQNHFKPRFRYTEIFLNYAEAANEVWGPRGNGGHSYSAYDVIKAIRHRALGIDSDPYLEECAANPDKMRELIRNERRLELCFESFRFWDLRRWKADLKETARGMNITNNSVYNVIPNVEARSYESYMYYGPIPKTELLKFSNLKQNQGW; encoded by the coding sequence ATGAAAAAATTATATATATCTATGATTCTCTCGCTCGGTGCTGCAATGGGCTTCACTTCATGTGACGACCTGTTTGAGCCGGCACAGGAGAATCTTAAGGATGTAGACCAGATGTATGACGATTCGAAGTTCGCACAGGGTTTCCTTGTGAATGTGTATCGTAACATCCCTGCCTACTATGACAACAGCGATTATGCCACTGACGATGCTGTGACCAATGAGACCGACAACGCTTTCCGTAAGATGACTTCCGGCTCATGGACCTCTGACAATGATCCGACATCGCAGTGGGTCAACTCGCTCAACTCCGTGCAGAACCTTAACCTGTTCCTTGAGAATGTCGATAAGGTGAACTGGGCGAATGATCCCGAGACAGCAGAACTGTTCCGTCTCCGCACCATTGCCGAGGCTCGCGGTCTGCGCGCCCTGTTCATGACCTATCTGCTCCGTTCGCATTCAGGCATAACAGCTGACGGTCAGCTCACCGGTGTCCCCATCCTTGACCATTATCTTACAGTGGACGATGATTTCAATATGCCTCGCGCATCGTTTGACGACTGTGTGAAGTTCATCCTTGAAGATCTCGATTTCGCTCAGGAAAATCTCCCCATGGAGTATGAGAGCATAGGCACCGATGACCCTGTCCCCGCACCGTTTGACAAGATCACTTCCAAGCCCGGTACCTACAACCGAGTAATGGGACATTATTCACGTCTGCTCATCAACGGCCTGGCTTGCCGTGCCATCCGTTCACGTCTCCTCCTCCTTGCTGCCAGCCCTGCCTATGATGCATCGGCAACTACCTGGGAGGATGCGGCAAATGCGGCAGCCGGAGTGCTCGACCATATCGGAGGCACAGCAGGCATGGATGCCACCGGTGTCACATACTACTGCAACACCACTGAGATCGATAACATGTCGGACGGAACAAACCCCAAGGAGATAATCTGGCGTGAGTCCGTCAACAAGAACAACACCGAGCAGGAAGAGGCAAACTTCCCCCCATCGCTCTACGGAAACGGACGCATGAACCCCACTCAGAATCTTGTTGACGCATTCCCGATGGCTAACGGTTATCCCATCAGCGATGAGCGCGGCAAGTATGATGCAACGCAGCCTTATGCCGGCCGTGATCCCCGCCTCGCCCACTATATCATATATAACGGTGCAGCCGAGGGTGTGAACAACACAGCTATCTATACAGGTTCCGACGCCACTACCGCCGACGGTCTCAACAAGCGTGAGACATCTACCCGCACAGGCTACTACATGAAGAAGCGTCTGCGTATGGATGTCAACATGGATCCCTCCATGAAGCAGGGTCAGAATCATTTCAAGCCACGTTTCCGTTACACCGAGATATTCCTCAACTATGCCGAGGCAGCCAATGAGGTTTGGGGCCCGAGGGGCAATGGCGGACACTCTTATTCGGCTTACGATGTGATCAAGGCTATCCGTCACCGTGCATTGGGTATCGACAGCGATCCTTATCTTGAGGAGTGTGCTGCCAATCCTGACAAGATGCGCGAGCTCATCCGCAACGAGCGTCGTCTGGAGCTTTGCTTCGAGAGCTTCCGTTTCTGGGACCTCCGTCGCTGGAAAGCCGATCTCAAAGAGACAGCACGCGGCATGAATATAACCAACAACAGTGTATATAATGTGATCCCGAATGTGGAGGCCCGTTCGTACGAATCGTATATGTACTACGGTCCTATACCCAAGACTGAGTTGCTTAAGTTCAGCAATCTTAAGCAGAATCAGGGCTGGTGA
- a CDS encoding SusC/RagA family TonB-linked outer membrane protein: protein MNIVPKYIGCMAFALAMGAGVTAHAQSDSIVNVAFGTKPQEDVITATSSVNVADLMKKSYATSSLDGTLESLIGGYRGGSSVWGQDALILVDGMPREASDVLATEVESISILKDAAAVALYGSRGAKGVILITTKRGSNESMKIDFRANMGFDVPKSYPNYLDAASYMTLYNEACRNDGMSERYSQSDIYNSSISSNPYQYPNQKYYNGNYLRKFSNAYSAYGEVRGGNERTHYYLNLGLNYHDGLIKIGDHDKDNDLRLNVRGNVDMTITNWLKAYTNAAMLVQDNYTSRGDFWGMASGTWPNRFGVLLPVDLVDPNNAELQDMIASATLIDGRYLLGGTSSNATNAIADAYEAGYIKTKTRAFMFDLGLDFDLSSVLAGLSFKTVFGVDYRAIYSEGFKEDYAIYEPTWANVNGKPMIVNLVKHGNDTNSTNEYVGQATYLQNMMFRAQFDYNRVFGDLHQVDATLMGWGYQTQNSADANHDSSPIHATSNVNAGAQVSYNYDHRYYATVTGALVHSAKLAPGHRNAFSPAVSLGWRMGQEKFIQENAPWINEFKLTASAAKLHQDIDITDYYLYKGYYGFKGDTGGWWQWHDGTAGGNTTLPKRADNYDLTFITREEFRVGVDASIFDNMLSLNANYFIQDTKGGLTQGANSIFPNFMNKWDASFLPWLNYNNDRRHGIDFSLNAVKNVGDWELGLGFSGLYYTDKATQRDEMPAEPYLASVGQPLSVAMGYICEGFYQTQEEIDNRGVRQTFGGTLRPGDLRYKDVNGDGVVDSNDRVVLGRYTPTFSYGLNLSARWKNFTLFAYGTGQAGGIAFNNNSYYCNGGESKYSEMAWGRWTPETAATATAPRLTTGTTANNTQVSTFWKYSTNRFDIRRVQLTYDFPTSLFNGNKVLSGASVYLQGENLATISPNRKIMELSTAAPQTRFYNVGCKLSF from the coding sequence ATGAATATAGTACCAAAATATATAGGTTGTATGGCTTTTGCGCTGGCTATGGGAGCCGGTGTGACAGCACATGCGCAGAGCGACAGCATTGTCAATGTCGCTTTCGGCACTAAGCCTCAGGAGGATGTGATCACAGCAACCTCTTCGGTCAATGTCGCCGACCTCATGAAGAAAAGCTATGCCACATCGAGCCTTGACGGCACACTTGAGTCACTCATAGGCGGATACCGCGGTGGCAGCAGCGTGTGGGGACAGGACGCCCTTATCCTTGTGGACGGCATGCCCCGCGAGGCAAGTGATGTCCTCGCAACGGAAGTAGAGAGCATAAGCATCCTCAAGGATGCCGCCGCAGTGGCTCTCTACGGCAGCCGCGGAGCAAAAGGTGTGATCCTCATCACCACCAAGCGTGGCTCGAACGAAAGCATGAAGATCGATTTCCGTGCCAATATGGGTTTTGATGTCCCGAAGAGCTATCCCAACTATCTCGATGCGGCTTCCTACATGACCCTCTACAATGAGGCTTGCCGCAATGACGGTATGAGCGAGCGTTACTCTCAGAGCGACATCTACAACTCATCGATAAGCTCCAATCCTTATCAGTATCCCAACCAGAAGTACTACAACGGCAACTATCTGCGTAAGTTCTCAAATGCTTACTCAGCCTACGGCGAGGTGCGTGGCGGCAATGAGCGCACCCACTATTATCTTAACCTCGGGCTCAATTACCACGACGGTCTTATCAAGATAGGTGACCACGACAAGGACAACGACCTGCGCCTTAATGTACGCGGAAATGTCGACATGACCATCACAAACTGGCTCAAGGCTTACACCAATGCTGCGATGCTCGTGCAGGACAACTACACCTCGCGCGGTGACTTCTGGGGAATGGCTTCAGGCACATGGCCCAACCGCTTCGGTGTGCTCCTCCCGGTGGATCTCGTGGACCCAAATAATGCCGAGCTTCAGGACATGATAGCATCCGCTACTCTCATCGACGGTCGTTATCTCCTCGGCGGTACATCAAGCAATGCCACCAATGCCATTGCCGATGCATATGAGGCTGGATATATCAAGACCAAGACAAGGGCATTCATGTTTGACCTCGGTCTGGACTTCGACCTCAGCTCGGTGCTCGCCGGACTTTCGTTCAAGACAGTGTTCGGTGTGGACTACCGCGCCATCTACTCGGAGGGATTTAAGGAGGACTATGCTATCTATGAGCCTACATGGGCAAACGTTAACGGCAAGCCTATGATAGTGAACCTCGTAAAGCATGGCAATGACACCAATTCGACCAACGAGTATGTAGGTCAGGCTACATATCTTCAGAACATGATGTTCCGCGCACAGTTTGACTACAACCGTGTGTTCGGTGATCTGCATCAGGTTGATGCTACGCTGATGGGATGGGGCTATCAGACCCAGAACTCGGCTGACGCCAATCATGATTCAAGCCCGATTCATGCCACCTCTAATGTCAATGCAGGTGCGCAGGTATCCTACAACTACGATCACCGCTATTATGCTACAGTGACAGGCGCGCTTGTTCACTCAGCAAAGCTCGCACCCGGGCATCGCAACGCCTTCTCTCCTGCTGTGTCGCTCGGATGGCGCATGGGTCAGGAGAAGTTCATTCAGGAGAATGCTCCCTGGATAAACGAGTTCAAGCTCACAGCATCGGCTGCCAAGCTCCATCAGGACATCGATATCACCGACTACTATCTCTATAAGGGATACTATGGCTTCAAGGGTGATACAGGCGGCTGGTGGCAGTGGCATGACGGCACAGCCGGTGGCAACACCACTCTTCCCAAGCGAGCTGACAATTATGACCTCACTTTCATAACCCGTGAGGAGTTCCGTGTGGGTGTCGACGCTTCCATATTCGACAATATGCTCAGCCTGAATGCCAACTACTTCATTCAGGACACCAAGGGTGGTCTCACACAGGGTGCCAACTCTATCTTCCCCAACTTCATGAACAAGTGGGATGCTTCGTTCCTCCCTTGGCTTAACTACAATAACGACCGTCGTCATGGTATTGACTTCTCGTTAAATGCAGTCAAGAATGTAGGAGATTGGGAGCTTGGTCTCGGATTCTCAGGTCTTTATTACACCGATAAGGCGACACAGCGTGACGAAATGCCGGCTGAGCCATATCTCGCATCTGTAGGACAGCCCCTCAGCGTGGCTATGGGATATATCTGTGAAGGTTTCTACCAGACTCAGGAAGAGATTGACAACCGTGGCGTGCGTCAGACTTTCGGTGGCACACTCCGCCCCGGTGATCTCCGCTATAAGGATGTCAATGGTGACGGTGTGGTAGACAGCAATGACCGTGTAGTACTTGGCAGATACACTCCGACCTTCTCCTATGGTCTCAACCTTTCCGCACGCTGGAAGAATTTTACTCTCTTCGCTTACGGTACAGGTCAGGCAGGTGGCATAGCGTTCAATAACAATTCTTACTATTGCAACGGCGGAGAGAGCAAGTACTCGGAGATGGCATGGGGACGTTGGACTCCCGAGACTGCCGCTACAGCGACAGCTCCACGTCTGACAACAGGCACAACAGCCAACAACACCCAAGTATCCACTTTCTGGAAATACAGCACCAACCGTTTCGACATACGTCGCGTGCAGCTGACCTACGACTTCCCCACCTCGCTATTCAATGGCAACAAGGTGCTCTCCGGGGCAAGCGTATATCTCCAGGGTGAAAACCTTGCCACAATCTCGCCCAATCGTAAGATCATGGAACTTAGCACCGCTGCTCCGCAGACAAGGTTCTACAATGTCGGTTGCAAGCTTTCATTCTGA
- a CDS encoding RagB/SusD family nutrient uptake outer membrane protein, with protein sequence MKKYISGLSRLLLLAGVMVTASCTDYLDKAPGSDIDENEPYKNFRNFQGFVEELYGGIPSITSTDSHNAWNHGEDEYWEPSDTRPVSYHVDQGNYRVMVEDGTYIYGFPRNGNGNPESDKKADKGNIWRLSWKCIRKANIGLANMEKLQSATQEERELIQGQLLFFRGWFHFMLMQYWGGLPYIDHVLPSGETPMLPRLNYRETAELAAADMEAAAKLLPVDWDKTTAGRPTLGNNNMRANKIMALAFAGKCLLWAGSPLMNYESSGDASYNTELCKRAADLLGEALAITESTGRYELADFSQWNDLFYYADKGTRVPGLKETIFQENLVELLGRFDWNQRNDYFSQIVISSGVKVQPTANYALYYGMANGEPIASWTEADAVSGYDPNYPWKGRDPRFYKDFVIDGMQVVRDEKGIVEEEIKYASLYSDGKWRIANGMKSNLTGLVETKFIPQTAKNVSWVQEWSMSVVLSLMRLSDLYLLYSEATACGYGSPTAKAATFGMTAVEAVNKVRARAGVGEVASRFTGSTDAFLPELYRERAVELAFEGHRFIDLRRWMLLTKRPYTLKTKLEFDRTKEFSFRNPSEARVANLREEVLFERKLDDRHYWLPLPTADVNIYPEFGQNPGW encoded by the coding sequence ATGAAAAAATATATATCAGGACTCTCCAGACTTCTGCTTCTTGCCGGTGTGATGGTGACTGCATCTTGCACAGACTATCTCGACAAAGCACCCGGAAGTGATATTGATGAGAATGAGCCATATAAGAATTTCCGTAATTTTCAGGGTTTTGTAGAGGAACTTTATGGTGGTATACCCTCTATTACGTCTACAGATTCTCATAATGCGTGGAATCATGGCGAAGATGAATATTGGGAACCGTCCGATACACGTCCAGTGTCTTATCATGTCGATCAGGGTAACTATCGCGTAATGGTCGAAGATGGCACATATATATATGGATTCCCGCGTAACGGAAACGGCAACCCGGAATCAGATAAAAAGGCCGACAAGGGTAATATATGGCGTCTGTCGTGGAAGTGTATCCGTAAAGCGAATATCGGTCTTGCCAATATGGAGAAGCTTCAGAGCGCTACTCAGGAGGAGCGCGAACTCATACAGGGACAGTTGCTCTTCTTCCGCGGATGGTTCCACTTCATGCTCATGCAGTACTGGGGAGGTTTACCCTATATCGACCATGTGCTCCCTTCAGGTGAGACCCCTATGCTCCCGCGTCTGAATTACCGTGAGACAGCTGAGCTTGCTGCTGCTGATATGGAGGCTGCCGCTAAGCTTCTTCCTGTCGATTGGGACAAGACTACAGCCGGACGTCCTACACTTGGCAATAATAATATGCGTGCCAATAAGATCATGGCTCTCGCTTTTGCCGGTAAGTGCCTCCTTTGGGCAGGAAGTCCTCTTATGAACTATGAATCATCAGGTGATGCATCTTATAATACCGAGCTATGCAAGCGTGCTGCCGATCTTCTCGGAGAGGCACTCGCCATCACTGAATCAACAGGCAGATATGAGCTTGCCGATTTCTCTCAGTGGAACGACCTGTTCTATTATGCTGACAAAGGTACTCGTGTTCCCGGTCTTAAGGAAACTATCTTTCAGGAGAATCTTGTTGAGCTTCTTGGTCGTTTTGATTGGAACCAACGTAATGATTATTTTTCACAGATCGTTATCTCTTCAGGTGTGAAGGTACAGCCGACAGCTAACTATGCTCTTTATTATGGCATGGCAAATGGAGAACCGATAGCTTCATGGACTGAGGCTGATGCTGTGTCAGGTTATGATCCTAACTACCCATGGAAAGGGCGAGATCCACGTTTCTATAAGGATTTTGTTATAGATGGCATGCAGGTAGTACGCGATGAGAAGGGCATTGTAGAAGAAGAAATAAAGTATGCAAGCCTCTATTCCGACGGTAAGTGGCGTATAGCCAACGGCATGAAATCTAATCTTACAGGCTTGGTGGAGACAAAATTTATTCCTCAGACAGCTAAAAATGTAAGTTGGGTTCAGGAATGGTCTATGTCGGTTGTGCTTAGTCTTATGCGTCTGTCCGACCTTTATCTCCTTTATTCCGAAGCCACTGCTTGCGGTTATGGAAGCCCGACAGCCAAGGCAGCTACATTCGGGATGACCGCGGTCGAGGCTGTCAATAAGGTGCGTGCCCGTGCAGGTGTAGGTGAGGTTGCCTCACGTTTCACAGGCAGCACCGATGCTTTCCTTCCCGAACTGTATCGCGAACGTGCTGTGGAGCTTGCCTTCGAGGGTCACCGTTTCATTGACCTCCGTCGCTGGATGCTCCTCACAAAGCGTCCCTACACCCTTAAGACCAAGCTTGAATTCGACCGTACCAAGGAATTCAGCTTCCGCAATCCGTCAGAGGCACGTGTGGCTAATCTGCGTGAGGAAGTGCTGTTCGAGCGCAAGCTTGACGACCGCCACTATTGGCTCCCATTGCCTACTGCAGACGTGAATATTTATCCTGAATTCGGTCAGAACCCGGGATGGTAA
- a CDS encoding SusC/RagA family TonB-linked outer membrane protein, translating to MKNVANLHHSLVMLLLVLLFGTATAMADTVKGTVVDDTGEPLIGATVQLKGTPGVATATDIDGNYTIKLPDTQKNVLVFSYIGMDPKEVQVNGQTTINVTLLTNTTQLDEVVVVGYGQQKKASIVGAITQASGEVLERAGGVSSVGAALTGNLPGVITTASSGMPGEEDPEIIIRSQSSWNNSAPLILVDGIEREMSSVDISSVANISVLKDASATAVYGVKGANGVILITTKRGEEGNAKVHARANMTAKVASKLPKKYDSYDSYMIRNRAIQRELMVPGNDAWADMLPMSMIEKYRNPLNAEEWDRYPNVDWEDYLFKDAAFSYNASVDVTGGTKLVKYYAAVDFLHEGDLFKTFENNRGYKTGFGFNRVNVRSNLDFSLTPTTKLTVNLFGSNGRKQAPYQRNSWDPTDSGYWNAAYKTSPAAMRPIYSNGVWGYYAPREADVPNSAFNIATNGVEKRTTTKINSDFVLGQDLDFITKGLHVQGRLSLDYTFVEGRRGINDLDNNAQKMWVDPLTGAVKYKYETDEGTQLDYNDGIYWSTSKGEVFLDKTFRKVYYAFQLDYARQFGKHEVTAMGAFNRENYATGNEFHHYREDWVFRTTYNFDSRYFFEFNGAYNGSEKFGSNNRFDFFPSFSLGWRLSEEPFMRNLTWIDQIKFRGSWGKVGDDSAGGRWLYSDQYVSGGNVMMGSINPANTPYTFYRISVLGNSDITWEKVEKRNLGLDYGFLNGLVAGSVDIFADKRTDIFIDGGRRSIPSYFGANAPAANLGRVNSKGYELELRLNYPINRDLRVWLNASMTHATNEVKFQDDAPLLPAYQKKAGHAINQRTDYIDAGTIRNWDDLYGAPMWSSNANNRLPGDYSIIDFNADGIIDQYDKAPYGYSSVPQNTYNATLGFEWKGFSAFVQFYGVNNVTREVYFPTLENSNVVAYEEGAYWTPTVDGLPMPRWTTRADVAARGTRYTYDGSYVRLKNAEVSYRIPAKFTKKIGVSNCRVYLNGDNLLLWTKMPDDREANLGGFDSTNGAYPTVRRFNLGIDITL from the coding sequence ATGAAGAATGTAGCTAATTTACATCATTCCCTTGTCATGTTGCTGTTAGTATTGCTGTTTGGCACAGCTACAGCAATGGCCGACACAGTGAAGGGTACTGTAGTGGACGATACGGGCGAGCCGCTTATCGGCGCGACTGTCCAGCTCAAGGGTACCCCGGGAGTGGCTACCGCCACCGATATTGACGGTAACTACACAATCAAGCTTCCCGATACTCAGAAGAACGTGCTTGTGTTCTCTTATATCGGCATGGACCCCAAGGAGGTCCAGGTGAACGGCCAGACCACAATCAACGTCACCCTGTTAACCAACACCACTCAGCTCGACGAGGTAGTCGTGGTGGGCTACGGTCAGCAGAAAAAAGCCTCTATAGTCGGTGCCATCACACAGGCATCGGGCGAGGTGCTTGAACGTGCCGGTGGTGTGTCGAGTGTAGGTGCCGCCCTTACAGGTAACCTTCCCGGCGTTATCACCACCGCTTCGTCAGGTATGCCGGGCGAGGAGGACCCCGAGATCATCATCCGTTCCCAAAGCTCATGGAACAACAGTGCTCCCCTTATCCTCGTGGACGGTATCGAGCGCGAGATGAGCTCGGTTGACATATCCTCCGTGGCAAACATTTCAGTACTTAAGGACGCATCAGCCACAGCAGTGTATGGTGTGAAGGGTGCGAACGGTGTGATCCTTATCACCACCAAGCGTGGTGAGGAGGGTAATGCCAAGGTTCATGCGAGAGCCAACATGACAGCGAAAGTAGCCTCGAAGCTACCGAAGAAATATGACTCCTACGATTCATACATGATCCGCAACCGCGCCATCCAGCGCGAGCTCATGGTGCCCGGCAATGATGCATGGGCCGACATGCTGCCTATGAGCATGATAGAGAAGTACCGCAATCCTCTTAATGCCGAGGAGTGGGACCGTTACCCAAATGTCGACTGGGAGGACTATCTGTTCAAGGATGCCGCATTCTCTTACAATGCCAGTGTCGACGTGACAGGCGGTACCAAGCTTGTAAAATACTATGCAGCAGTCGACTTCCTGCATGAAGGTGACCTTTTCAAGACATTCGAGAATAACCGCGGATACAAGACCGGTTTCGGATTCAACCGTGTGAATGTGCGCTCTAATCTTGACTTCTCCCTCACCCCCACAACCAAACTTACAGTTAACCTCTTCGGATCAAACGGTCGCAAGCAGGCTCCTTACCAGCGTAACTCATGGGATCCTACCGATTCAGGTTACTGGAACGCAGCCTATAAGACCTCCCCGGCAGCCATGCGCCCCATCTATAGCAACGGCGTGTGGGGCTACTATGCTCCTCGTGAGGCTGACGTGCCTAACTCGGCTTTCAATATCGCAACCAACGGTGTGGAGAAGCGCACCACCACCAAGATCAATTCTGACTTCGTTCTTGGTCAGGACCTTGACTTCATCACCAAGGGTCTGCATGTGCAGGGCCGTCTGTCGCTCGACTACACATTTGTTGAGGGACGCCGCGGTATAAACGACCTCGACAATAATGCCCAGAAGATGTGGGTAGATCCTCTTACCGGTGCAGTCAAGTACAAATATGAGACTGACGAGGGTACTCAGCTCGATTATAACGACGGTATATACTGGTCGACAAGCAAGGGCGAGGTGTTCCTTGACAAGACCTTCCGTAAGGTATACTATGCATTCCAGCTCGATTATGCACGCCAGTTCGGCAAGCATGAGGTTACAGCCATGGGTGCTTTCAACCGCGAGAACTATGCTACCGGCAATGAGTTCCACCACTATCGTGAGGACTGGGTGTTCCGTACCACCTACAATTTTGATTCCCGCTACTTCTTCGAGTTCAACGGTGCCTACAACGGATCTGAGAAATTCGGTTCCAACAACCGTTTCGACTTCTTCCCCTCATTCTCTCTTGGATGGCGTCTTAGCGAGGAGCCTTTCATGCGTAATCTCACATGGATCGACCAGATCAAGTTCCGCGGATCGTGGGGTAAGGTAGGTGACGACAGTGCCGGCGGGCGTTGGCTTTACAGCGATCAGTATGTTTCCGGAGGCAATGTCATGATGGGTAGCATAAATCCAGCCAACACTCCTTACACATTCTATCGTATCAGCGTGCTCGGTAACTCTGACATCACATGGGAGAAGGTCGAGAAGCGTAACTTAGGTCTTGACTATGGATTCCTCAATGGTCTTGTTGCCGGTTCTGTCGATATATTCGCCGACAAGCGTACTGATATATTTATTGACGGAGGCAGACGTTCCATACCATCCTATTTCGGAGCCAACGCACCCGCAGCCAACCTTGGTAGGGTCAACAGTAAGGGTTATGAGCTTGAACTTCGACTCAACTATCCCATCAACAGGGATCTCAGGGTATGGCTCAATGCATCGATGACACATGCAACGAATGAGGTCAAGTTCCAGGACGACGCACCTCTGCTCCCCGCTTACCAGAAGAAAGCCGGACATGCCATAAATCAGCGTACCGACTATATTGATGCGGGCACTATCCGCAACTGGGACGATCTCTATGGAGCTCCGATGTGGTCATCCAACGCCAACAACCGTCTGCCCGGCGACTACAGTATCATCGACTTCAATGCCGACGGTATCATCGACCAGTACGACAAGGCTCCTTACGGATACAGCTCCGTGCCTCAGAACACCTACAATGCTACTCTCGGATTTGAGTGGAAAGGATTCAGCGCGTTCGTTCAGTTCTATGGCGTGAACAATGTGACACGTGAGGTGTACTTCCCAACACTTGAGAACTCAAATGTGGTGGCTTATGAAGAGGGTGCATACTGGACCCCTACAGTCGACGGTCTCCCCATGCCAAGATGGACCACCAGAGCTGATGTCGCAGCGCGTGGCACACGTTACACATACGACGGCTCGTATGTGCGTCTGAAGAATGCCGAGGTTTCTTACCGCATTCCGGCAAAGTTCACCAAGAAGATCGGTGTGAGCAATTGCCGTGTATACCTAAATGGTGATAACCTCCTGCTTTGGACCAAGATGCCTGACGACCGTGAGGCAAATCTTGGAGGCTTCGACTCAACCAACGGTGCATATCCTACCGTACGTCGTTTCAACCTCGGTATTGACATAACTCTCTAA